In Salinibacterium sp. dk2585, a single window of DNA contains:
- the rpsR gene encoding 30S ribosomal protein S18 produces MAGKSSGDRRKPLRNKGGKNAAPAKSIRVGVIDYKDVATLRKFISERGKIRARRITGVSVQEQRLIARAVKNAREMALLPYAGSGR; encoded by the coding sequence ATGGCAGGAAAGAGCAGCGGCGACCGCCGCAAGCCCCTCCGCAACAAGGGTGGCAAGAACGCCGCCCCCGCGAAGTCCATTCGCGTCGGCGTCATCGACTACAAGGATGTCGCCACCCTCCGCAAGTTCATCTCAGAGCGTGGAAAGATCCGCGCTCGCCGTATCACCGGTGTCTCCGTTCAGGAGCAGCGCCTCATCGCACGTGCCGTCAAGAACGCGCGCGAGATGGCACTGCTTCCCTACGCCGGCTCGGGCCGTTAA
- the rpsF gene encoding 30S ribosomal protein S6, whose translation MHQYELMVILDPEIDERTVAPSLDKFLNVIRNDGGSIDKVDVWGKRRLAYEINKKAEGIYAVVEMTANAAATVELDRQLKLSEAVMRTKVLRAEEAIAQVAAAAKLSEEKAARKAAAAKSAPAADAKSE comes from the coding sequence ATGCATCAGTACGAACTCATGGTGATTCTCGATCCCGAGATCGATGAGCGCACCGTGGCACCCAGCCTGGACAAGTTCCTCAACGTCATTCGCAATGACGGTGGCTCGATCGACAAGGTCGACGTCTGGGGCAAGCGCCGGCTGGCTTACGAGATCAACAAGAAGGCCGAGGGCATCTACGCCGTCGTCGAGATGACCGCGAACGCAGCGGCGACGGTCGAGCTCGACCGTCAGCTCAAGCTCAGCGAGGCCGTCATGCGCACCAAGGTGCTCCGCGCAGAAGAAGCGATCGCTCAGGTCGCCGCCGCCGCGAAGCTCTCCGAGGAGAAGGCCGCCCGCAAGGCTGCCGCCGCGAAGTCCGCACCGGCCGCCGACGCGAAGAGCGAGTAG
- a CDS encoding single-stranded DNA-binding protein: MAGETVITVVGNLTADPELRYTQNGLAVANFTIASTPRTFDRASNEWKDGEALFLRASVWREFAEHVAGSLTKGSRVIATGRLKQRSYETKEGEKRTSFEIEIDEIGPSLRYATAQVTRTSSSREGGGGGFGGQRGAVADEPWAAAAPSSANSGGDVWNTPGSFSDETPF, encoded by the coding sequence ATGGCCGGCGAAACCGTGATCACCGTGGTGGGCAACCTCACCGCCGACCCGGAGCTGCGGTACACGCAGAACGGACTCGCGGTGGCGAACTTCACCATCGCCTCCACTCCTCGCACGTTCGACCGTGCGAGCAATGAGTGGAAGGACGGCGAGGCGCTCTTCCTGCGCGCAAGCGTGTGGCGCGAGTTCGCCGAGCATGTCGCGGGATCCCTCACCAAGGGCTCACGCGTCATCGCCACCGGTCGCTTGAAGCAGCGTTCCTACGAGACCAAGGAAGGCGAAAAGCGCACGAGCTTCGAGATCGAGATCGATGAGATCGGTCCGAGCCTGCGCTACGCCACCGCTCAGGTCACCCGCACCTCATCGTCCCGCGAAGGCGGCGGCGGTGGCTTCGGCGGGCAGCGTGGAGCTGTCGCTGACGAGCCGTGGGCAGCCGCGGCGCCGTCGTCGGCGAACTCCGGCGGGGATGTCTGGAACACCCCGGGCAGCTTCAGCGACGAGACACCCTTCTAG
- a CDS encoding DUF6049 family protein, whose translation MPLTRLASRWGAALLGAALVLSGSVASSATPDATPSQTPPPGVAASDGSPTSLVLAMPIVVPAGTASLLSGEELELYTSPTGVLTRQLDAVIDRPVALGVDPRILASIRILGTGAPESAIEWLDRLQDASNETFSLAYADADVAALSQAGMTDLSVPTDFVIDPSVFPNEVQEGPGASPSASPGVSPSPSPTTPAEPVVPTGEDLIDLPFTLGPVVWPRDDTVVGADLEVFATLGDAVTVLDSSNASYPRDAIPASARAGGHRIVVSNNDISAFLRDAVSAPTEAAWNSSMSQLTAALAGWTGGSATVLATFDRDIPSTGNRIAATLTELSTTPGITLTTLSRTLAEDPVEIGIVDRPVSAERITPLQSALQTMPATTAFASVLEDPSLITGEQRRRMFTLASNAWVETSADWQGAVEEFVAGAAELLSSVHVLDSSTINLLSDTGDIPITISNTLPYPVTVNVQVWANRAVLDVLDDSVPVTISAQSQARAAVPVQSIANGSAVLVVTLSSQTGVSIGAPLYVTTNVQAGWETAFTFVVAGVVLLVFVIGIIRTVARRRREGREAQ comes from the coding sequence ATGCCACTGACTCGTCTCGCCTCACGGTGGGGCGCGGCCCTCCTCGGCGCCGCCCTCGTGCTCAGTGGCTCGGTCGCGTCGTCGGCGACTCCGGATGCCACGCCCTCACAGACCCCTCCGCCCGGCGTCGCCGCAAGCGACGGTTCCCCGACGAGCCTCGTCCTTGCGATGCCCATCGTGGTGCCGGCCGGCACCGCGAGCCTCCTGTCGGGGGAGGAGCTCGAGCTCTACACCTCCCCGACGGGTGTGCTCACGCGCCAGCTGGATGCCGTGATCGACCGCCCTGTCGCGCTCGGTGTCGACCCAAGGATCCTCGCCTCCATCCGCATCCTGGGCACCGGCGCGCCCGAGTCGGCGATTGAGTGGCTCGATCGCCTGCAGGACGCGAGCAATGAGACCTTCTCGCTCGCCTACGCCGACGCCGACGTTGCGGCCCTTAGCCAGGCGGGGATGACCGACCTGTCGGTGCCCACGGATTTCGTGATCGATCCCTCGGTCTTCCCGAATGAGGTGCAGGAGGGCCCGGGCGCCTCGCCGTCCGCATCCCCCGGCGTCTCGCCGAGCCCTTCGCCCACGACGCCAGCGGAGCCGGTCGTGCCGACGGGGGAGGACCTCATCGACCTCCCGTTCACGCTCGGGCCCGTCGTGTGGCCGCGTGACGACACGGTCGTCGGCGCCGACCTTGAGGTCTTTGCGACGCTCGGCGATGCCGTGACCGTGCTCGATTCCAGCAATGCCTCCTACCCACGCGACGCGATCCCCGCATCGGCGAGGGCCGGTGGCCACCGGATCGTTGTGTCGAACAACGACATCTCCGCCTTCCTCCGCGACGCCGTCTCGGCGCCGACAGAGGCCGCCTGGAACTCCTCGATGTCGCAGCTCACCGCCGCCCTCGCCGGGTGGACCGGCGGCTCGGCCACCGTGCTGGCAACGTTCGACCGCGACATCCCGAGCACCGGCAACCGCATCGCGGCAACCCTCACGGAGCTCTCGACGACGCCCGGGATCACCCTCACGACGCTCTCCCGGACCCTCGCGGAAGACCCGGTCGAAATCGGCATCGTCGACCGCCCGGTGTCGGCCGAGCGCATCACCCCGCTGCAGAGCGCCCTCCAGACCATGCCCGCCACCACCGCGTTCGCGAGTGTGCTCGAAGACCCGAGCCTCATCACGGGAGAACAGCGGCGACGGATGTTCACGCTCGCCTCTAACGCCTGGGTCGAGACCTCGGCGGACTGGCAGGGTGCCGTCGAGGAGTTCGTTGCGGGAGCGGCCGAACTTCTCTCCTCCGTGCACGTGCTCGACAGCAGCACGATCAACCTCCTGAGCGACACGGGCGACATCCCGATCACGATCAGCAATACCCTGCCGTACCCGGTCACCGTGAACGTGCAGGTGTGGGCTAACCGTGCCGTGCTCGACGTGCTCGACGACAGTGTGCCGGTGACGATCTCGGCGCAGTCCCAGGCACGCGCCGCCGTGCCGGTGCAGTCGATCGCGAATGGCTCGGCAGTGCTCGTCGTGACCCTCTCGAGCCAGACAGGGGTCTCGATCGGCGCGCCGCTCTATGTCACGACCAATGTGCAGGCGGGATGGGAGACGGCGTTCACCTTCGTCGTCGCCGGCGTCGTGCTGCTCGTGTTTGTCATCGGCATCATTCGGACGGTCGCCCGCCGCCGCCGCGAGGGGCGCGAGGCGCAGTGA
- a CDS encoding CCA tRNA nucleotidyltransferase: protein MHSVASAITRLAALAESPHVSRLADAFAAAGHELALVGGPVRDAFLGRELNDLDFTTDARPERILEIVTPISSAQWDIGRAFGTIGAVVEGHTVEITTYRTDAYDGETRKPEVEFGTSLDEDLVRRDFTVNAMALRLPQQKLVDPSGGMDDLLAARLSTPAAPEVSFGDDPLRMLRAARFTSQLGFTVSDEVRAAMGALAGRLSIISAERVSEELTKLLLTGSPRAGIELMVETGLADEVLPEIPALRLQVDEHAHHKDVYQHSLTVLDQAIELEGSRKHEPSPDLVLRLAALLHDIGKPATKRVEGGGVVTFHHHDVVGAKLATKRLKALRFDKETIQSVSKLIELHLRFFGYTEGAWTDSAVRRYVRDAGNQLERLHILTRADVTTRNRRKASRLARAYDDLEQRIKELAEQEEIAAVRPELDGEQIMAMLGIRPGREVGEAYRFLLELRLDEGPLGEEEAERRLRAWWAERTA from the coding sequence ATGCACAGCGTCGCCTCGGCAATCACGCGACTCGCGGCCCTGGCCGAGTCGCCGCACGTCTCCCGCCTCGCCGACGCCTTCGCAGCGGCGGGCCACGAACTCGCGCTCGTGGGTGGTCCTGTGCGTGACGCCTTCCTCGGCCGTGAGCTCAACGACCTCGATTTCACGACGGATGCGCGGCCGGAACGGATCCTCGAGATCGTCACCCCCATCTCGAGCGCCCAGTGGGACATCGGGCGCGCCTTCGGCACGATCGGGGCCGTCGTCGAGGGGCACACGGTCGAGATCACGACCTACCGCACCGACGCCTACGACGGCGAGACGCGCAAGCCCGAGGTCGAGTTCGGCACGAGCCTCGACGAGGACCTCGTGCGCCGCGATTTCACCGTCAATGCCATGGCGCTGCGCCTGCCGCAGCAGAAGCTCGTCGACCCCTCCGGCGGCATGGACGACCTGCTCGCGGCTCGCCTTTCGACGCCCGCCGCCCCCGAGGTCTCCTTCGGTGACGACCCGCTCCGGATGCTTCGTGCCGCGCGCTTCACGTCACAACTCGGCTTCACCGTGTCCGACGAGGTGCGCGCCGCGATGGGCGCCCTCGCGGGCCGCCTCTCGATCATCTCGGCGGAGCGAGTCAGCGAGGAGCTCACCAAGCTGCTCCTGACGGGTTCGCCGCGCGCCGGCATCGAGCTCATGGTCGAGACGGGGCTCGCCGACGAGGTGCTGCCAGAGATTCCCGCCCTGCGGCTCCAGGTGGATGAGCACGCCCATCACAAGGACGTCTACCAGCACAGCCTCACAGTGCTCGACCAGGCGATCGAGCTCGAGGGCTCCCGCAAGCATGAGCCCTCCCCCGACCTCGTGCTCCGCCTAGCGGCCCTGCTACACGACATCGGCAAGCCTGCGACGAAGCGCGTCGAGGGCGGCGGCGTCGTCACCTTCCACCACCACGATGTCGTCGGGGCGAAGCTCGCGACGAAGCGGCTCAAGGCGCTGCGCTTCGACAAGGAGACGATCCAGTCGGTGAGCAAGCTCATCGAGCTGCACCTGCGGTTCTTCGGTTACACGGAGGGTGCATGGACGGATTCGGCTGTACGGCGCTACGTGCGCGACGCCGGTAACCAGCTCGAACGGTTACACATACTGACCCGCGCCGACGTCACGACGCGCAACCGCCGCAAGGCCTCGCGCCTCGCGCGCGCCTACGACGACCTCGAGCAGCGCATCAAGGAGCTCGCCGAGCAGGAGGAGATCGCGGCCGTACGCCCCGAGCTCGATGGCGAGCAGATCATGGCGATGCTCGGCATCCGTCCCGGCCGCGAGGTCGGCGAGGCATACCGCTTCCTGCTCGAGCTGCGGCTCGACGAAGGCCCCCTCGGCGAGGAGGAGGCTGAGCGCCGGTTGCGCGCGTGGTGGGCCGAGCGCACTGCTTGA
- the rplI gene encoding 50S ribosomal protein L9 has product MSKLILTHEVTGLGAPGDVIEVKNGYARNYLVPQGLAVNWSRGGEKQVEQIKAARAAREHATIEEAKDLKLKLEANKVKLAIKAGKEGRLFGSVKNSDIADAVAASGLGTVDKRKIEITSPIKVTGEHEATVRLRDDLVATITIQVVAAK; this is encoded by the coding sequence ATGTCAAAACTGATTCTGACGCATGAGGTCACCGGCCTCGGCGCTCCTGGCGACGTCATCGAGGTCAAGAACGGGTACGCCCGCAACTACCTTGTGCCGCAGGGCCTCGCCGTGAACTGGAGCCGCGGTGGCGAGAAGCAGGTCGAGCAGATCAAGGCCGCCCGCGCTGCGCGCGAGCACGCCACGATCGAGGAGGCCAAGGACCTCAAGCTCAAGCTTGAGGCCAACAAGGTCAAGCTCGCGATCAAGGCTGGCAAGGAGGGTCGTCTCTTCGGGTCGGTCAAGAACTCCGACATCGCCGACGCAGTCGCCGCCTCCGGGCTCGGCACTGTCGACAAGCGCAAGATCGAGATCACCTCTCCCATCAAGGTGACGGGCGAGCACGAGGCGACTGTTCGCCTTCGTGACGACCTCGTTGCCACGATCACCATCCAGGTGGTTGCAGCGAAGTAG
- the dnaB gene encoding replicative DNA helicase: MSIAHLGLAGSSTERPDDPRSSERTPPHDLLAEQSALGGMMLSKDATADVIESVRAVDFYIPKHEIIFDAILSLYSHGEPTDVIAVTDELTKTGLIGRAGGAEYLHTLTGVVPTAANAGYYAAIVAEKAVLRRLVEAGTRIVQMGYASEGEVVDLVNNAQAEIYNVTGGVEAEDFVPLTVAVETAIDEIEAAKGSDGSMTGVPTGFSELDDLTNGFHPGQMIIVAARPALGKSTLALDFVRAASIKHNMPSIVFSLEMGRSEIAMRLLSAEAAVPLQSMRKGTVDSRDWTTIASTRGRINDAPLYIDDSPNMTLVEIRAKCRRLKQKYGLKLVVIDYLQLMTSGKKVESRQQEVSEFSRALKLLAKELQVPVIALSQLNRGPEQRQDKMPAISDLRESGSIEQDADMVILLHRESAYEKENPRAGEADLIVAKHRNGPTRTVTVAFQGHFSRFTDMAPM; encoded by the coding sequence ATGTCTATAGCCCACCTGGGGCTGGCTGGCTCGTCGACCGAGAGACCCGACGACCCGCGCTCCTCCGAGCGCACTCCGCCTCACGATCTCCTTGCCGAGCAGAGCGCCCTCGGCGGCATGATGCTGAGCAAGGATGCGACGGCCGACGTCATCGAGTCTGTGCGGGCTGTGGACTTCTACATCCCCAAGCACGAGATCATCTTCGATGCGATCCTCAGCCTCTACTCCCACGGTGAGCCGACCGACGTCATTGCGGTCACGGATGAGCTGACGAAGACGGGACTCATCGGCCGTGCCGGCGGAGCCGAGTACCTGCACACCCTCACGGGCGTCGTGCCTACGGCTGCGAACGCCGGCTACTACGCTGCGATCGTCGCCGAGAAGGCGGTGCTGCGTCGGCTCGTCGAGGCCGGCACGCGCATCGTGCAGATGGGCTACGCGAGTGAGGGCGAGGTCGTCGACCTCGTCAACAACGCACAGGCCGAGATCTACAACGTCACCGGCGGGGTCGAAGCAGAAGACTTCGTGCCGCTCACCGTGGCCGTCGAGACGGCCATCGACGAGATCGAGGCGGCAAAAGGCAGCGACGGCTCCATGACGGGTGTGCCGACGGGCTTCTCGGAACTCGATGACCTCACCAACGGCTTCCACCCCGGGCAGATGATCATCGTCGCCGCCCGCCCCGCGCTCGGTAAGTCGACGCTCGCGCTCGACTTCGTGCGCGCGGCATCCATCAAGCACAACATGCCGTCGATCGTCTTCTCCCTCGAGATGGGCCGCTCGGAGATCGCGATGCGCCTCCTGTCGGCCGAGGCAGCCGTGCCCCTGCAGAGCATGCGAAAGGGAACGGTCGACTCTCGCGACTGGACCACGATTGCCTCAACCCGCGGACGCATCAACGACGCTCCCCTCTACATCGACGACAGCCCCAACATGACGCTCGTGGAGATCCGAGCCAAGTGCCGCCGACTCAAGCAGAAGTACGGGCTCAAGCTCGTCGTGATCGACTACCTGCAGCTCATGACCTCGGGCAAGAAGGTCGAGTCGCGACAGCAGGAGGTCAGTGAGTTCTCGCGAGCACTCAAGCTGCTCGCGAAGGAGCTCCAGGTGCCCGTCATCGCCCTCTCCCAGCTGAACCGTGGTCCCGAGCAGCGCCAGGACAAGATGCCCGCCATCAGCGACCTGCGCGAATCGGGCTCGATCGAGCAGGACGCCGACATGGTCATCCTGCTCCACCGCGAGAGCGCCTACGAGAAGGAGAACCCGCGCGCGGGCGAGGCCGACCTCATCGTCGCGAAGCACCGTAACGGCCCCACCCGCACGGTCACGGTCGCGTTCCAGGGCCACTTCTCGCGCTTCACCGACATGGCTCCGATGTAA
- a CDS encoding inositol-3-phosphate synthase, with amino-acid sequence MSIRVAIAGVGNCANSLIQGVTFYRDADDAETIPGLMHTRFGQYAVRDIEFVAAFDVDAAKVGVDLADAMWASENNTLKFADVEPTGVTVLRGPTLDGLGEFYREMVEESDAAPVDVAQALRDSGAEVLVCYLPVGSEEAAKHYAQAAIDAGVAFVNALPVFIASDPEWAKKFTDAGLPIVGDDIKSQLGATITHRVLARLFEERGLVLDRTYQLNVGGNMDFKNMLERSRLKSKKISKTQAVTSNVDQEIRAEHVHIGPSDHVPWLDDRKLAFVRLEGHGFGNAPTSLEYKLEVWDSPNSAGVIIDAVRAAKLALDAGHGGPVEAASAYFMKSPAKQYPDPVARDMLEQFIHDTAK; translated from the coding sequence ATGTCGATTCGGGTCGCTATCGCCGGCGTGGGCAACTGTGCCAACTCCCTCATCCAGGGCGTCACCTTCTATAGGGACGCGGACGACGCCGAGACGATCCCAGGACTCATGCACACGCGCTTCGGCCAGTACGCGGTGCGCGACATCGAGTTCGTCGCCGCCTTCGACGTCGACGCAGCCAAGGTGGGCGTCGACCTCGCCGACGCTATGTGGGCGAGCGAGAACAACACGCTGAAGTTCGCTGACGTCGAGCCCACCGGCGTGACGGTGCTGCGCGGCCCGACCCTCGACGGCCTCGGTGAGTTCTACCGCGAGATGGTCGAGGAATCGGATGCCGCACCCGTCGACGTCGCGCAGGCCCTCCGTGACTCGGGTGCCGAAGTGCTCGTCTGCTACCTCCCTGTCGGCTCCGAGGAGGCGGCGAAGCACTACGCACAGGCGGCGATCGATGCGGGCGTCGCGTTCGTCAACGCGCTCCCCGTCTTCATCGCGAGCGACCCGGAGTGGGCGAAGAAGTTCACGGATGCTGGCCTTCCAATCGTGGGCGACGACATCAAGAGCCAGCTCGGCGCGACGATCACACACCGCGTCCTCGCGCGCCTCTTCGAGGAGCGGGGCCTCGTGCTCGACCGCACCTACCAGCTGAACGTCGGCGGCAACATGGACTTCAAGAACATGCTCGAGCGTTCGCGACTCAAGTCGAAGAAGATCTCGAAGACGCAGGCCGTCACGAGCAACGTCGACCAGGAGATCCGCGCGGAGCACGTGCACATCGGCCCGAGCGACCACGTGCCGTGGCTCGACGACCGCAAGCTCGCCTTCGTTCGCCTCGAGGGCCACGGCTTCGGCAACGCGCCCACGAGCCTCGAGTACAAGCTCGAGGTGTGGGACTCGCCGAACTCGGCCGGTGTCATCATCGACGCCGTGCGGGCGGCGAAGCTTGCGCTGGATGCTGGTCACGGCGGACCCGTTGAGGCAGCATCCGCCTACTTCATGAAGTCACCCGCGAAGCAGTACCCCGACCCGGTGGCGCGCGACATGCTCGAGCAGTTCATCCACGACACCGCGAAGTAG